One Qipengyuania aurantiaca genomic region harbors:
- the rplV gene encoding 50S ribosomal protein L22 gives MSKQKAPRRVADNEALAVGTTIRGSAQKLNLVAELIRGKKAEEALNILAFSKKSMAKDATKVLASAIANAENNHNLDVDSLVVAEASVGKSITMKRFHTRGRGKSTRILKPFSRLRIVVREQEEA, from the coding sequence ATGAGCAAGCAGAAAGCACCCCGTCGCGTCGCCGACAACGAGGCTCTGGCCGTAGGTACCACCATCCGTGGTTCCGCGCAGAAGCTGAACCTCGTTGCCGAGCTCATCCGCGGCAAGAAGGCCGAAGAGGCCCTCAACATCCTGGCCTTCTCGAAGAAGTCGATGGCCAAGGATGCCACGAAGGTTCTCGCCTCGGCGATCGCCAACGCGGAAAACAACCACAACCTCGATGTCGACTCGCTGGTCGTCGCTGAGGCTTCGGTCGGCAAGTCGATCACGATGAAGCGCTTCCACACCCGTGGTCGCGGCAAGTCGACGCGCATCCTGAAGCCGTTCAGTCGCCTTCGGATCGTCGTCCGCGAGCAGGAAGAGGCGTAA
- the rplD gene encoding 50S ribosomal protein L4: protein MKVKVQKIDGKASGDIELNDDVFGVEPRADILHRVVTWQLENRRGTARPTRERSDVARTGKKFGRQKGGGTARHGDRGAPIFIGGGKAHGARKRDFEQSLNKKIRALGLKMALSSKAKDGLVVVDSLELKDAKTKALKGHFDKNGWSGKVLIIDGESVNDGFKKAAGNLPGVNVLPAMGANVYDILKHDTLVLTKDAVEKLEGRFNG, encoded by the coding sequence GTGAAGGTCAAGGTCCAGAAAATCGACGGCAAGGCGTCGGGCGACATCGAGCTGAACGATGACGTGTTCGGGGTCGAGCCGCGTGCCGACATCCTGCACCGCGTTGTCACCTGGCAGCTCGAAAACCGCCGCGGCACCGCACGTCCCACGCGTGAGCGTTCGGACGTTGCCCGCACCGGCAAGAAGTTCGGTCGTCAAAAGGGTGGTGGTACCGCCCGTCACGGCGACCGCGGCGCTCCGATCTTCATCGGCGGCGGCAAGGCTCACGGCGCGCGCAAGCGTGACTTCGAGCAGTCGCTCAACAAGAAGATCCGCGCGCTCGGCCTGAAGATGGCTCTTTCGAGCAAGGCTAAGGACGGCCTCGTCGTCGTCGACAGCCTCGAGCTCAAGGATGCCAAGACCAAGGCGCTCAAGGGTCACTTCGACAAGAACGGCTGGAGCGGCAAGGTCCTCATCATCGACGGCGAAAGCGTCAACGACGGCTTCAAGAAGGCTGCCGGCAACCTGCCGGGCGTCAACGTGCTGCCGGCGATGGGCGCCAACGTCTACGACATCCTGAAGCACGACACGCTGGTCCTCACCAAGGACGCGGTCGAGAAGCTGGAGGGCCGTTTCAATGGCTAA
- the rplN gene encoding 50S ribosomal protein L14: MIQMQSNLDVADNSGAKRVQCIKVLGGSKRRTASVGDVIVVSVKEAQPRTKVKKGDVHRAVIVRTKKDVRRPDGSVIRFDSNAAVLVNKNEEPIGTRIFGPVVRELRGRGFMKIISLAPEVL; this comes from the coding sequence ATGATCCAGATGCAATCCAATCTCGACGTCGCGGACAACAGCGGCGCCAAGCGCGTCCAGTGCATCAAGGTACTGGGCGGCTCGAAGCGCCGTACCGCGTCCGTCGGTGACGTGATCGTGGTTTCCGTCAAGGAAGCCCAGCCGCGCACGAAGGTGAAGAAGGGCGATGTCCATCGCGCTGTCATCGTGCGCACGAAGAAGGACGTACGCCGCCCCGATGGCAGCGTGATCCGCTTCGACAGCAACGCCGCAGTTCTCGTCAACAAGAACGAAGAACCCATCGGCACCCGTATCTTCGGACCGGTGGTTCGCGAACTTCGCGGCCGCGGCTTCATGAAGATCATCTCGCTTGCTCCGGAGGTGCTGTAA
- the rplR gene encoding 50S ribosomal protein L18, which translates to MAKLSLFERRRRRVRTALKSRAGGKPRLSVHRTGKHIYAQVIDDAAGKTVASASTLGVKGSGANVDAAKQVGTDIAAAAKKAGVTTVVFDRGGFLFHGRVKALADAAREGGLEF; encoded by the coding sequence ATGGCAAAGCTTTCTCTTTTCGAACGTCGCCGTCGCCGTGTCCGCACCGCTCTCAAGAGCCGTGCCGGTGGCAAGCCCCGCCTGTCGGTGCACCGCACCGGCAAGCACATCTACGCACAGGTCATCGACGATGCCGCCGGCAAGACCGTTGCTTCGGCTTCGACGCTGGGCGTGAAGGGCTCGGGCGCGAATGTCGATGCCGCCAAGCAGGTTGGCACCGACATCGCCGCTGCCGCCAAGAAGGCCGGCGTGACCACCGTCGTGTTCGACCGCGGTGGCTTCCTGTTCCATGGCCGCGTGAAAGCGCTGGCCGACGCCGCCCGTGAAGGCGGGCTGGAGTTCTGA
- the rpsS gene encoding 30S ribosomal protein S19 produces MARSVWKGPFVELSLLKKAEEAQEASNAKPIKTWSRRSTILPQFVGLTFNVYNGHKFIPVSVSEEMVGHKLGEFAPTRTFPGHAADKKGKR; encoded by the coding sequence ATGGCTCGTTCCGTCTGGAAAGGTCCGTTCGTCGAACTCAGCCTTCTTAAGAAGGCAGAAGAGGCGCAGGAAGCAAGCAACGCCAAGCCGATCAAGACCTGGTCGCGCCGCAGCACCATCCTGCCCCAGTTCGTCGGTCTCACGTTCAACGTGTACAACGGCCACAAGTTCATCCCTGTATCCGTTTCGGAAGAAATGGTCGGCCACAAGCTCGGTGAATTCGCGCCTACGCGCACCTTCCCGGGTCACGCTGCCGACAAGAAGGGCAAGCGCTGA
- the rpsQ gene encoding 30S ribosomal protein S17 codes for MPKRILIGTVTSDKTDKTVTVLVERKVKHPLYGKIIRRSKKYHAHDEKNEYQLGDVVRIEETKPISKTKTWMVKDRVTAGGTQAVEADLEVEAAGN; via the coding sequence ATGCCCAAGCGTATTCTGATCGGGACCGTCACCTCCGACAAGACCGACAAGACCGTGACCGTACTGGTCGAGCGTAAGGTGAAGCACCCCCTCTACGGGAAGATCATCCGTCGCTCGAAGAAGTACCACGCCCACGACGAGAAGAACGAGTATCAGCTCGGCGACGTCGTGCGCATCGAAGAGACCAAGCCGATCTCGAAGACCAAGACCTGGATGGTCAAGGATCGGGTGACGGCAGGCGGAACCCAGGCTGTCGAGGCCGACCTCGAAGTCGAAGCCGCAGGCAACTGA
- the rplC gene encoding 50S ribosomal protein L3, with product MRTGVIAKKVGMTRLFQEDGRHVPVTVLSLEDCQVTAHRTEDRDGYYGVQVGSGEAKQKNVNKPQREAFAKAEVALKMKVGEFRVDSEEALLPVGARISAEHFIAGQKVDITGHTQGKGFAGAMKRWGFGGLRATHGVSISHRSHGSTGNRQDPGRVFKGKKMAGHMGDRQRTQQNLEIVRTDADRGLLFVKGSVPGAKNGWLMVRDAVKVAMPENLPFPGVMRRNEDEFKSEEADAGLIESAAEHEVGTEVSAEQQEKLMQQQEAGADAETTTDGAADAATDGESKES from the coding sequence ATGCGCACAGGCGTTATCGCAAAGAAAGTCGGGATGACCCGCCTCTTCCAGGAGGACGGACGGCACGTACCCGTGACCGTTCTTTCGCTGGAAGATTGCCAGGTCACCGCACATCGTACCGAAGACCGTGACGGCTACTACGGCGTCCAGGTCGGTTCGGGCGAAGCGAAGCAGAAGAACGTGAACAAGCCGCAGCGCGAAGCTTTTGCCAAGGCAGAAGTCGCGCTGAAGATGAAGGTCGGTGAATTCCGCGTGGACAGCGAGGAAGCCCTGCTTCCGGTCGGCGCCCGCATTTCGGCCGAACACTTCATTGCCGGCCAGAAGGTCGACATCACCGGCCACACCCAGGGTAAGGGCTTTGCCGGCGCCATGAAGCGTTGGGGCTTCGGCGGTCTGCGCGCCACCCACGGTGTTTCGATCTCGCACCGCTCGCACGGTTCGACGGGTAACCGTCAGGATCCGGGCCGCGTGTTCAAGGGCAAGAAGATGGCCGGTCACATGGGTGACCGCCAGCGCACGCAGCAGAACCTCGAGATCGTGCGCACCGACGCCGATCGCGGTCTCCTCTTCGTCAAGGGCTCGGTCCCGGGTGCGAAGAATGGCTGGCTGATGGTTCGCGACGCTGTGAAGGTCGCTATGCCGGAGAACCTCCCGTTCCCGGGCGTGATGCGCCGCAACGAAGACGAGTTCAAATCGGAAGAAGCCGATGCTGGTCTGATCGAAAGCGCAGCCGAACACGAAGTCGGCACTGAAGTTTCCGCTGAGCAGCAGGAAAAGCTGATGCAGCAGCAGGAAGCCGGTGCAGACGCCGAAACCACCACCGATGGTGCAGCCGATGCTGCCACCGACGGTGAAAGCAAGGAGTCCTGA
- the rplF gene encoding 50S ribosomal protein L6, whose protein sequence is MSRIGKKPVAIPSGVTANIDGDTLSVKGPKGTLSMGLSELVEYKLENDEISVTPANDTRAARNHWGMQRTLVSNLVEGVTEGFTKVLEINGVGYRAQAQGKKLKLQLGYSHDVDLDVPEGIEVKTPDQTTVEISGTDKQAVGQFAANVRKWRKPEPYKGKGIKYRGEYIFRKEGKKK, encoded by the coding sequence ATGAGCCGCATCGGCAAGAAGCCGGTAGCGATCCCGAGCGGGGTCACTGCCAATATCGACGGCGACACGCTTTCGGTTAAGGGTCCCAAGGGCACCCTTTCGATGGGCCTGTCGGAGCTGGTCGAATACAAGCTCGAGAACGACGAAATCTCCGTCACTCCGGCCAACGACACGCGCGCCGCTCGCAACCACTGGGGTATGCAGCGCACGCTCGTTTCGAACCTGGTCGAAGGCGTGACCGAAGGTTTCACCAAGGTTCTCGAAATCAACGGTGTCGGCTACCGTGCGCAGGCGCAGGGCAAGAAGCTCAAGCTTCAGCTCGGCTACTCGCACGACGTCGATCTCGACGTTCCCGAAGGTATCGAGGTGAAGACCCCGGACCAGACGACTGTCGAAATCAGCGGCACCGACAAGCAGGCCGTGGGCCAGTTCGCGGCGAATGTCCGCAAGTGGCGCAAGCCCGAACCCTACAAGGGCAAGGGTATCAAGTATCGCGGCGAGTATATCTTCCGCAAGGAAGGGAAGAAGAAGTAA
- the rpsE gene encoding 30S ribosomal protein S5 — MMADENKTENTEEKVVTAETEHAVTKEEPAIADTPSEAAANQDPAQGAEGQPRERGGRGGRSGNRDGGGRGRGGRDNRRNNRREEEDDGIIEKLVHINRVSKTVKGGKRFGFAALVVVGDGSGRVGFGKGKAREVPEAIQKASAAARKKMIRVPLKEGRTLHHDGNGRFGAGKVTVRTAPPGTGIIAGGPMRAVFESLGVADVVTKSVGTSNPYNMIRATFDALTDQTSPKSVAQRRGKKVADLLGRGGASEAEAEADAAAVAE, encoded by the coding sequence ATCATGGCTGACGAAAACAAGACCGAAAACACCGAAGAAAAGGTCGTGACGGCCGAGACCGAACACGCTGTGACCAAGGAAGAGCCGGCGATCGCCGACACTCCGAGCGAAGCAGCTGCCAACCAGGACCCTGCCCAGGGTGCCGAAGGCCAGCCGCGCGAGCGTGGTGGCCGTGGTGGTCGCAGTGGCAACCGTGATGGTGGTGGCCGTGGCCGTGGTGGTCGCGACAACCGTCGTAACAACCGCCGCGAAGAAGAAGACGACGGCATCATCGAGAAGCTCGTCCACATCAACCGCGTCAGCAAGACGGTGAAGGGCGGTAAGCGCTTCGGTTTCGCTGCTCTCGTGGTCGTGGGTGACGGTTCGGGCCGTGTCGGCTTCGGCAAGGGCAAGGCCCGCGAAGTACCCGAAGCGATCCAGAAGGCTTCGGCCGCTGCGCGCAAGAAGATGATCCGTGTCCCGCTGAAGGAAGGTCGTACCCTTCATCACGACGGCAACGGTCGTTTTGGCGCCGGCAAGGTTACCGTGCGCACGGCGCCTCCGGGTACCGGTATCATCGCCGGTGGTCCGATGCGTGCCGTGTTCGAGAGCCTCGGCGTTGCCGACGTGGTGACCAAGTCGGTCGGCACCTCGAACCCCTACAACATGATCCGCGCCACCTTCGACGCGCTGACCGACCAGACTTCGCCGAAGTCGGTTGCCCAGCGTCGTGGCAAGAAGGTTGCCGACCTGCTCGGCCGCGGTGGTGCTTCCGAGGCCGAGGCTGAAGCCGACGCCGCGGCAGTCGCGGAGTAA
- the rplP gene encoding 50S ribosomal protein L16, which translates to MLQPKKTKYRKAFKGKIHGNAKGGTTLNFGSYGLKALEPERITARQIEAARRAITRHIKRQGRLWIRVFPDVPVSKKPAEVRQGKGKGSVEYWAARVKPGRILFELDGVAGPLAAEAFSRAAMKLPVKTKVVARLGDTSHLGGE; encoded by the coding sequence ATGCTGCAACCGAAGAAAACCAAGTACCGCAAGGCGTTCAAGGGCAAGATCCACGGCAACGCCAAGGGCGGCACCACGCTCAACTTCGGCTCGTACGGGCTGAAGGCTCTCGAGCCCGAGCGTATCACCGCGCGCCAGATCGAAGCGGCTCGCCGCGCGATCACGCGTCACATCAAGCGCCAGGGTCGTCTCTGGATCCGCGTCTTCCCCGACGTGCCGGTTTCGAAGAAACCTGCCGAAGTCCGTCAGGGTAAGGGCAAGGGTTCGGTCGAATACTGGGCCGCTCGTGTGAAGCCGGGCCGCATCCTGTTCGAACTCGACGGCGTTGCCGGTCCGCTGGCCGCCGAAGCGTTCAGCCGCGCAGCCATGAAGCTGCCGGTCAAGACCAAGGTCGTGGCCCGCCTGGGCGACACCTCGCACCTCGGAGGCGAATAA
- the rplB gene encoding 50S ribosomal protein L2 gives MALKNYKPTSPARRGLILVDKSGLYKGKPVKSLTEGKRKTGGRNNKGHVTSRGIGGGHKQKYRFIDFKRRKWDVEGTVERIEYDPNRTAFIALVKYEDGEQAYIIAPQRLAVGDKIVAGEKTDTKPGNAMLLGQMPVGTICHNVEMKPGKGGQIARSAGAYVQLVGRDRGMVIVRLNSGEQRYLRADCMGTVGAVSNPDNQNQNLGKAGRRRWMGIKPLTRGVAKNPVDHPHGGGEGRTSGGRHPVTPWGKPTKGARTRKNKQTDKMIIRSRHAKKKR, from the coding sequence ATGGCACTCAAGAACTACAAACCGACGAGCCCCGCACGCCGCGGCCTCATCCTCGTCGACAAGTCGGGCCTGTACAAAGGCAAGCCCGTCAAGTCGCTGACGGAAGGCAAGCGCAAGACCGGTGGCCGGAACAACAAGGGCCATGTCACCTCGCGTGGCATCGGCGGCGGTCACAAGCAGAAGTACCGCTTCATCGACTTCAAGCGTCGCAAGTGGGACGTCGAAGGCACCGTGGAACGGATCGAATACGATCCCAACCGCACCGCTTTCATCGCACTCGTGAAGTACGAAGACGGCGAGCAGGCCTACATCATCGCTCCGCAGCGTCTCGCTGTCGGCGACAAGATCGTAGCCGGCGAAAAGACCGACACCAAGCCCGGCAACGCCATGCTGCTCGGCCAGATGCCGGTCGGTACCATCTGCCACAACGTCGAAATGAAGCCCGGCAAGGGCGGTCAGATCGCACGTTCGGCTGGTGCCTACGTCCAGCTGGTCGGTCGTGACCGCGGCATGGTCATCGTCAGGCTCAATTCAGGCGAGCAGCGCTACCTGCGTGCCGACTGCATGGGCACCGTCGGCGCCGTGTCGAACCCGGACAACCAGAACCAGAACCTGGGCAAGGCCGGTCGTCGTCGCTGGATGGGCATCAAGCCGCTGACCCGCGGTGTCGCCAAGAACCCGGTCGACCACCCGCACGGCGGTGGTGAAGGCCGGACCTCGGGCGGCCGTCATCCGGTCACTCCGTGGGGCAAGCCGACCAAGGGCGCCCGTACTCGCAAGAACAAGCAGACGGACAAGATGATCATCCGTTCGCGCCACGCGAAGAAGAAGAGGTAA
- the rpsN gene encoding 30S ribosomal protein S14, with amino-acid sequence MAKLSSINKNERRKKLVKQYADKYAKLKAIADDESLDDGERLMARLKMAELPRNANPTRVRNRCATTGRPRGYYRKFGLNRIELRDLGNKGLIPGLTKSSW; translated from the coding sequence ATGGCGAAACTGAGTTCGATCAACAAGAACGAGCGTCGCAAGAAGCTCGTCAAGCAGTATGCGGACAAGTACGCAAAGCTGAAGGCTATCGCTGATGACGAGAGCCTCGACGACGGCGAACGCCTGATGGCGCGCCTGAAGATGGCTGAGCTGCCCCGCAACGCGAACCCGACCCGCGTGCGCAACCGCTGCGCCACCACCGGCCGCCCGCGCGGCTATTACCGCAAGTTCGGCCTCAACCGCATCGAACTGCGCGACCTCGGCAACAAGGGCCTGATTCCGGGCCTGACCAAGTCGAGCTGGTGA
- the rplE gene encoding 50S ribosomal protein L5: MADYTPRMKQRYDDEIVKAMTEKFGYKNRLEVPKLEKITLNMGVGEASQDKKKVQTAAEEMAKIAGQKPVITKAKKSIAQFKLREGMPIGAKVTLRRERMYEFLDRLVTIAMPRIRDFRGLNAKSFDGRGNYAMGLKEQIIFPEISYDQIEKVRGMDIIVTTTAKTDEEARELLKLFGFPFPSEKTEEKEAA; this comes from the coding sequence ATGGCTGATTACACCCCCCGTATGAAGCAGCGCTACGACGACGAGATCGTCAAGGCGATGACCGAGAAGTTCGGTTACAAGAACCGTCTCGAAGTTCCGAAGCTGGAAAAGATCACGCTCAACATGGGCGTCGGCGAAGCCAGCCAGGATAAGAAGAAGGTCCAGACCGCTGCGGAAGAAATGGCCAAGATCGCCGGTCAGAAGCCGGTCATCACCAAGGCCAAGAAGTCGATCGCGCAGTTCAAGCTGCGTGAAGGCATGCCGATCGGTGCGAAGGTGACCCTTCGTCGCGAGCGCATGTACGAATTCCTCGACCGCCTCGTGACCATTGCAATGCCCCGCATCCGCGACTTCCGTGGCCTCAACGCCAAGTCGTTCGACGGTCGTGGCAACTATGCAATGGGCCTCAAAGAGCAGATCATCTTCCCCGAAATCTCCTACGACCAGATCGAGAAGGTTCGGGGCATGGATATCATCGTGACCACTACGGCGAAGACCGACGAAGAAGCCCGCGAGCTTCTCAAGCTGTTCGGTTTCCCGTTCCCGTCCGAAAAGACGGAAGAGAAGGAGGCGGCGTGA
- the rpmD gene encoding 50S ribosomal protein L30: MAKAKTIKIKQIGSPIRRPEGQRKILIGLGLNKMHKVVERQDTPEVRGAVAKVPHLVTIVED, encoded by the coding sequence ATGGCCAAAGCGAAAACCATCAAGATCAAGCAGATCGGTTCGCCGATCCGCCGTCCCGAAGGCCAGCGCAAGATCCTCATCGGTCTTGGCCTGAACAAGATGCACAAGGTCGTCGAGCGTCAGGATACCCCTGAAGTGCGCGGCGCCGTGGCCAAGGTGCCGCATCTGGTGACGATCGTCGAAGACTAA
- the rplX gene encoding 50S ribosomal protein L24: protein MASAKIKKGDTVVVLSGKDKGKTGTVSKVSPKDGKIVVEGVNIAARHRKPTQQNPQGGIDRFEAPMPISKVAVADPKDGKPTRVRFEEKDGKKVRVAVKSGETIDG from the coding sequence ATGGCTTCTGCAAAGATCAAGAAAGGTGACACCGTCGTCGTCCTGTCCGGCAAGGACAAGGGCAAGACCGGTACCGTGTCGAAGGTCAGTCCGAAGGACGGCAAGATCGTCGTCGAGGGCGTTAACATCGCCGCGCGTCACCGCAAGCCGACCCAGCAGAACCCGCAGGGCGGTATCGATCGCTTCGAAGCGCCGATGCCGATCAGCAAGGTTGCTGTGGCCGATCCCAAGGATGGCAAGCCCACCCGCGTCCGTTTCGAAGAAAAGGACGGCAAGAAGGTGCGCGTTGCCGTGAAGAGTGGGGAGACCATCGATGGCTGA
- the rpsC gene encoding 30S ribosomal protein S3, with protein sequence MGHKSNPIGLRLQINRTWDSRWYAEGRDYAKLLAEDIEIRKYILENAAQAAISKVVIERPAKLCRISIYAARPGVIIGKKGADIEKLRAKLATMTESEVKLNIVEIRKPEVDAKLVAQGIADQLIRRVAFRRAMKRAMQSAMRLGAEGIKIMCGGRLGGAEIARVEQYREGRVPLHTLRANIDYAEAEALTAYGIIGIKVWVFKGEILGHDPTAQDRLMMESQTSGVRPAR encoded by the coding sequence ATGGGCCATAAGAGCAATCCGATCGGTCTGCGCCTGCAGATCAACCGCACCTGGGACAGTCGCTGGTACGCCGAAGGGCGTGACTACGCCAAGCTGCTGGCCGAGGACATCGAGATCCGCAAGTACATCCTCGAGAACGCTGCCCAGGCCGCAATCTCGAAGGTCGTGATCGAGCGTCCGGCAAAGCTTTGCCGCATCTCGATCTACGCTGCGCGTCCCGGTGTCATCATCGGCAAGAAGGGCGCGGACATCGAGAAGCTGCGCGCCAAGCTGGCGACCATGACCGAAAGCGAAGTAAAGCTGAACATCGTCGAAATCCGCAAGCCGGAAGTCGATGCCAAGCTCGTCGCCCAGGGCATCGCCGACCAGCTGATCCGCCGTGTGGCGTTCCGCCGTGCGATGAAGCGCGCCATGCAGTCGGCCATGCGCCTTGGTGCCGAAGGCATCAAGATCATGTGTGGCGGCCGTCTCGGCGGCGCGGAAATCGCCCGCGTCGAACAGTATCGCGAAGGCCGCGTGCCGCTTCACACGCTGCGCGCCAACATCGATTACGCTGAAGCCGAAGCGCTGACCGCTTACGGCATCATCGGCATCAAGGTGTGGGTCTTCAAGGGCGAAATCCTCGGCCACGACCCGACCGCGCAGGACCGTCTCATGATGGAATCGCAGACGTCCGGCGTCCGTCCGGCTCGCTGA
- a CDS encoding 50S ribosomal protein L23, protein MAKKQAIDARHYDVILAPHITEKSTLASENNAVVFKVAGDATKPQIKEAVEAIYADQKAKVVAVNTINVKGKTKRWKGKPYKRNDVKKAIVTLAEGAMIDITEGVS, encoded by the coding sequence ATGGCTAAGAAGCAGGCAATCGACGCGCGTCACTACGACGTGATCCTTGCTCCGCACATCACCGAGAAGTCGACGCTTGCGTCGGAAAACAACGCGGTGGTGTTCAAGGTCGCAGGCGATGCGACCAAGCCGCAGATCAAGGAAGCCGTGGAAGCGATCTATGCCGATCAGAAGGCAAAGGTCGTCGCGGTCAACACGATCAACGTGAAGGGCAAGACCAAGCGCTGGAAGGGCAAGCCCTACAAGCGCAACGACGTGAAGAAAGCGATCGTTACCCTCGCTGAGGGTGCCATGATCGACATCACGGAAGGTGTGAGCTGA
- the rpsH gene encoding 30S ribosomal protein S8 produces MAMTDPLGDMLTRIRNGQQAKKDSVLSPASKLRANVLEVLQREGYIRGYSDDASGKHPQLRIELKYFEGEPAIKHVARVSKPGRRVYAGSKELPVVRNGLGITIVSTPKGVLSDAEARADNVGGEVLAEVF; encoded by the coding sequence ATGGCTATGACCGATCCCCTGGGTGATATGCTCACCCGCATCCGCAACGGCCAGCAGGCGAAGAAGGACAGCGTCCTTTCGCCCGCTTCCAAGCTGCGTGCGAACGTCCTCGAAGTTCTTCAGCGCGAAGGCTACATCCGTGGCTACAGCGACGATGCTTCGGGCAAGCACCCGCAGCTGCGGATTGAACTGAAGTATTTCGAAGGCGAACCGGCTATCAAGCACGTCGCCCGTGTCTCCAAGCCTGGCCGCCGCGTCTACGCGGGTTCGAAAGAACTCCCCGTCGTGCGCAACGGCCTTGGCATCACCATCGTCTCGACGCCGAAGGGCGTGCTTTCCGACGCGGAAGCTCGTGCTGACAACGTCGGCGGCGAAGTGCTGGCGGAGGTGTTCTGA
- the rpmC gene encoding 50S ribosomal protein L29 gives MSKIEDLRQKSDDQLDEELTTLKREQFNLRFQAATNQLEAPARIREVRRTIAKIKTLQTERARAAEAKA, from the coding sequence ATGAGCAAGATCGAAGATCTGCGCCAGAAGAGCGACGACCAGCTGGACGAAGAGCTCACCACCCTGAAGCGCGAGCAGTTCAACCTGCGCTTCCAGGCGGCGACCAACCAGCTCGAAGCCCCGGCGCGCATTCGTGAAGTCCGTCGCACGATCGCCAAGATCAAGACGCTTCAGACCGAGCGTGCCCGCGCGGCCGAAGCCAAGGCTTAA